Genomic segment of Anaeromyxobacter sp.:
CACTGCCAGGCCGGGGCCACGGCCTGCGTGCCGGCGGTGCTGCCCGGCGCCCTCCCCGAGACCTGCAACGGGCTCGACGACGACTGCGACGGCACGGTGGACGAGGGCTGCAGCTGCCTCGACGGCCAGCAGCAGGGCTGCTACTCGGGGCCCGCCGGCACCGCAGGGGTCGGGCGCTGCGCGGCCGGCAGCCAGACCTGCGCGATCGGGCAGTGGGGCCCCTGCGCCGGTGAGGAGCTCCCGGTGGCCGAGACCTGCAACGGCCTCGACGACGACTGCAGCGGGGCCGCGGACGACGGCCTGGCCGCGCCGCCCAACGCCAACCAGCTGGGCGCCTGCCAGGGCACGCTGCAGGCCTGCACGGGCGCCGGGGGCTGGGTGGACGCCTACGCCGGCGCGCCAGGCTACGGCCTCCCGGAGACGCCTGACGCCAGCTACGCCGACGAGAACTGCGACGGGCTCGACGGCGACCTGGCCCTGGCGGTCTTCGTGAGCGCCGCCGGCACCGACGGCGGCCCGTGCACCATGGCGGCCCCTTGCGCCACCCTGCCCTACGCCCTGGCCGCGGCCGCGGCGGCTGGCAGGCCCCACGTCTACCTCCAGGCCGGCAGCTACGTCGGCAACGTCGAGCTCCGGGACGGCGTCTCGATCTTCGGCGGCTACGCGGTCGACTGGAGCCGCGGCCCGGGCAACCAGGTGAGCCTGATCGGCGGCGGGGCCGGCGCCGGCGGCGAGTACGTGGCGGTCCGCGCCAGCGGGGTCACCGCGACGCTCGCCGACCTGCGCGTCGTCGCCCCCAACGCCTCAGGCCAGGACGCCCTGGGGCGCGGCCGCAGCTCCCACGGCGTGTACGCCTCCTCCTCCACCGTGACGCTGCGCCGGGTCTTCGTCCTCCAGGGGGCCGGGGCCAACGGCCTGGCGGGCCGCTCCGGCACGCCGGCGTCCGGCACCCCGGCGCTGCCCGGCGACGTCGGGGCGCCCTCGGAGTCCTCCGTCGCCGTCTGCGACGCCACCACCAGGGGCGCGGGCGGCGCCGGCGGCATCGGCTCCTGCGGCGGGGTGGTCACCAGCGGCGGCGCCGGCGGCGGCGGCGGCACCATGGACACCTCCTGCGCCATCCCGAACGATCTGGCCGCCCGGCCTGGCGACGCCGGCGTGGACGGCCTGGGCCCCGTGGGCGGCGGCTTCGGCGGCCCCGCCGGCCCGGTCTGCACCAACGGCAGCAGCGGACAACCTGGAGCGAACGGCCTGGCCGGCGCGGGCGGCGCGGGCGCCGGCGGCGGCGGGCTCCTGGTGGGCGGCTTCTGGTACGGCCAGTCGGGCGGCGCCGGCGCGCCCGGCGGCCCCGGCCACGGCGGCGGCGGGGGCGGCGGCGGGGGCGGCTGCGACACCGGCGTCGACGCCTGGGGCGCCGGCGGCGGGGGCGGCGGGGCCGGCGGCTGCGGTGCTCCGGCGGGCGGAGAGGGCGGCGCCTCCGGCGGCGGCAGCTTCGGCCTCTTCGGCGTCGGCAGCGCGCTGGTGGTGGAGGGCTGCACCTTCCAGCTGGGCCAGGGCGGCGGCGGCGGCCCCGGCGGATTGGGGGCGTTCGGCCAGGCCGGTGGCCAGGGCAAGGCCGGCGGCGGGCTGGCCAGCGGCGCCGGCTTCGGGGGCACGGGCGGCGCCGGCGGCAGCGGCGGCCCCGGCGGCGGGGGCGGCGGCGGCGCGGGCGGCTGGGTGGCCGGCATCCTCACCTCCGGCGGCTCGCTCCAGCTGTCGAGCTCGACCTTCGCCGGGGGCGTGGCCGGCCCCGGTGGGAGCGGCGGCACCCCCGCGCTCGGCGGGACCACCCCACCGGGCAACTTCGGCGACACCGGGGCGACCGGCAGGCTCGCCGACACGATGACCTGCGCCTCTCCCGACGGCTGCTAGGCGCCCGAGGCCGGGCTCGCCGCCAGCCTCTGGTCCGGGGCGAAGGCGCGGCGCTGACGGCGGCGCAGCAGGTCACCGGGCCCGCCGCGGGCCCTGCCGAGGTGGGCCGGCCTACGCGCTGGCCGCCTGCTGCTTCTCCTGCTCGGCGATCTCGGCCCGGACCTTGTCCATGTCGAGCGCCCGCACCTGCGCGATGAGGTCCTCCAGGGCCGCCTCCGGCACCGCCCCGGCCTGCGAGAAGAGCAGCACCTTGTCGCGCAGGATCATGAGCGTGGGGATGGAGCGGATGTCGAAGGAGCCGGCCAGCTCGGGCTGCGCCTCGGTGTCCACCTTGCCGAAGGCCAGATCCGGGTGCTTGGCGGCGACCTTCTCGTAGGTCGGCCCGAAGACGCGGCACGGGCCGCACCACGGGGCCCACCAGTCGATGAGGACGATCCCGTCCTTCTCGACGACCTGCTTGAAGTTGTGCTGGGTGATCTCGACGGTGGCGGTGGCCATCTCTCGCGGTCCTCGGCGCCCGCCGTGGAGTCGGCTCGCTCGGCGCCCTGCACCGGGTATGACCCCGCCCCCTGGAAACCGGTTCGGCGGGGCCTCGGCCGGGGCGGGCGCCAGGCCCGACGCCAGCGGAGCTACCGGACGGCGACGGCCGCGGTCGCCGGGCCCTGCTCGCGGCACTGCGCCATCGTCCAGAGCCCCTTGGTGGAGCAGGCGTGGATGCACTCCCAGTTGGCGTCGCCGGAGGCCGAGGCGTCGCACTGCCGGACGCACTGCCGCACCTCGGGGACGTGCGCCGCCCGGCACTGGAACGAGGCGGTGGTCTCGCCCCGCAGCGGGCGGATGGACTCGGCGGCCTGGGCGGTTCCGACGGTGAGGACGAGGGCGATGGCGAGCTTGAGCATCATGGCGTTTCCTCCGAAGACGACCGACTCGCCACGACGTCATTGGAAGGACCGTGCCGAAACTGCCGGGTAGCAATATCAGGCGCTTGCCTCCTCGGCCGCGCCGGTCCGCCCGGACCCTGCGAGCCGACGACCCATCCAACCCACCGAGAGCCCTATGGTTTTTCGGATCACCCGCACGCACGCCGACGCTGATGAGGGGTGCCGTGGTGCGCTGTGGGTGAAGACGCGGCGCGGCGCCTCCCGCTGGGAAGGCGCCGCGACGAGGGCGGCAGTGGCCGCCCGGCGATGGCCTCGCTCCTGGCGGCGAGGGCGCCCGCCCCGCTCAGCGGGCCGGCGGGTACTTGTGCAGCTTGCGCTGCAGCGAGCGGCGGTGGATGCCGAGCCGCCGGGCCGCCTCCGAGATGTTGCCGCTGCAGTCGGTCAGCACCCGCTGGATGTGCTCCCACTCGGCGCGGGCCAGCGAGGGCGTCTCACCGGCCTTGGGGGCCTCGGCCTCCTTGCCGTTCAGGGCCGCCAGGATCTCGTCCGCGTCGGCCGGCTTGGGGAGGTAGCCCACCGCCCCCTCCCGCACCGCCTGCACGGCCGTGGCGATCGAGCCGTAGCCGGTCAGCATGAGCACCCGGGTCGAGGGGTCCTGCTGGCGCAGCTCGCGCAGCAGCTCCAGGCCCGACATGCCCGGCATCTTCAGGTCCAGGACCGCCATCTCGGGCGACTCCTTGGCGACCTCGCGCAGCGCCTCCTCGGCGCTGCCGGCCGTCTTCACCTCGTAGCCGCGCGACCGGATGGCCTGAGCCAGCCGCTCGCGCAGGATCTCGTCGTCGTCCACCAGCAGGATGCTCGGCAACGTGTCTCTCCCGGCCTCGATGGTGCTCATATGTAGCTCCTCTCGCCGGCCTTGGCAGCCGGCAGCTCGATGCGCGCCTCGGTCCCGATGCCCGGGCGCGACGCGATGTGGAACTCGCCGCCCAGCTGCTCGGCGAGGGTCCGGGTGAGGAAGAGGCCCAGCCCCATGCCCTCCCCGGGAACCTTGGTGGTGAAGAAGGGCTCGCCCGCCCGGGCCAGCACCTCGGCCGGCATGCCGCGCCCGTGGTCGACCACCGTGACGGTGGCCAGGTCTCCAGCCAGGGCCAGCCGCAGCGTCACGGGCAGGCCGGGGCCCGAGGCCTGCACGGCGTTCTTGAGGAGCCCGCGCAGGGTGTCGGCCAGCGCCCGCGGTGGGCCCACGATGGCGGCCCCCTCGGCGCCGTCCTGGTACTCGACCTTGATCCGCTCGCGCGCCGGGAAGCCGTCGAGCGCCCCGCTCACCCAGGCCGGCAGGGCCACCGCTGCCATGGGCTCGCCGGCCGCCTCGCCGGCGTTGGCGCTCATGCGGTCCAGGATCTCGCGGCACCGGCCAACCTGATCCCGCACCAGCTGCAGGTCGGCCCGCACCTCGGGCGAGGTGTCGTCGGCCAGGGCCCGCTGCAGCTCCTTGGCCACCACCGCGATGGTGGAGAGCGGCGTGGAGAGCTCGTGCGCCGCCCCGGCCGCCAGCGTGGCCAGCGACGCCAGCTTCTCGCGCCGCTGCACCAGCGCCCGCGCCTCGCCCAGCTCGCGCTCGCGCTCGGCCAGCGCCGCCGCCACCCGCCGCACGAAGTAGACGATGAAGAGCGCGGCCAGCCCGAACGCCATCCACATGCCGCGCAGGTGCGCCCCCATCACCTCGCCCGGCTCCATGTGCATGGTGACGTGGTGGTGCCTGGAGGTGAGCCCCTCGTGCACGAAGAGCGAGCCGTAGCCCGCCAGGCTGACCGCCAGCAGCCCCCACGACCAGCGCCGCGGCAGCAGCACGGCCGCCAGCACCACGTTGACGAGGTAGAGCGTCGAGAAGGGGTTGGTGGCGCCGCCGGTCAGGTCCAGGATGACGGTCAGCACCACCGCGTCGAGCAGCATGACCGCGGCCACCACCGCGTCGGTCACCCGGACCCGCTGCGCCATGAAGCCGAGGGCCAGGTTGCCCAGCGCCTCGAGGGCGATGAACCCGATCAGCGTGGCGATGGGGAGGCTGATCTCGCTCCAGAGCTCGGCGGCGCCGATGATCAGGATCTGGCCGAGGATGGCCCACCAGTGGAGCTGCACCAGCCAGTTGAGGTTGAGCCGGCCGCGATCCTCCAGCAGGGGCGCCGCGCCGACCCTGACGCTGGGCGGCCGCGGCGCGCCGCGGCTCGGTTCGACCGGGAGTGCGGGTGGGGCCGACATTTGGTTCAGGACCGCACCCGAAGGTAGCACAGCCCGGAAGGGCCGCGGCAGGCGCGACCACGTGCCACATGAAGCCCCCGGAATGGAGGAGGCTCTGCGGCCGCCCTGGGAGGGCCGGCCAGATCCATCCGGCACGCCTTGACGCTGCCCTGGCCGACCTCTAGCCTGCGCCGCCCATGCGAGGCCAACGCCGCTCCGTGGCCAGCCTGCTGGCCGAGACCCTGGCCCGGCGCCGTGACGCCGCCCCGGCGGCCCTGGCGGCGGCGCTGGCGGAGGCGTGTGGTCCGCAGCTGGCGCGCCAGGTCTCCTGCCGCGGCCTGACCCGGGACGGCCTGGTGCTGGTGGTGGCCACCGGCGAGGACTGGGCCCAGCAGGTGCGCGACCTGGCGCCGCAGCTCTGCCAGAAGCTGAACGAGCGGCTGGGCCGGCAGGCGGCGCTCGGCCTGGACGTCAGGGTCGGGGCCAAGCGACCCTGAGAAGCCCCCCGTCGTCCAGCGGCGGCGCCACGACCTCGGGCCGGGTCACCGTCCCGCGTTCCGGGTACTCTGGAGCCAGCGCCATGCGCCCCCTGCACCCCGGCCCGCCCACCCTCCCCGCTCTCGCCCTGGTCGTCGCGCTGATCTGGGCGCCGGCCAGCCGCGCCAGCGAGCCCTTGTCCGACTGGCTCGGCGCGCTGGGCGACTCGGCCTCGGCGCTCGACGCCGGCGACCCGGCCGGCGCCCTGGCCGCGGCTCGCCGAGCCAGCGCCGCGCTGCCGCGCGGAGCCGCCGGGGCGCGGGCCGAGGCCGCGGCCGGCCTGGCCCTGCTGGCCCTCGGGCGCGCCACCGACGCCGCCGGCCCGCTCGGCGCCGCCCTGGCCGCGCCTCCGGCCGGGCTGGCGCCCTGCCTCGAGCTCGCCCTGGGCCAGGCGCTCCTGGAGGGCGGCCGCGCCGCCGAGGCCGCGGCCCACCTGGCGGCGGCGGTGGAGTCGGCCGCGCCGGGCGTGGAGCCGCGCGCCCGGCGGCTGGAGATCCGGGCCCTGCTCTCCTCGGGTCGGTTCGCCGAGGCGGCCGACCGGCTCGAGCCCCTGCTGGCGACGGCGCCGCCCGGCCAGGACGGCGCCGCCTTGCAGCTGCAGCTGGCCGAGGCCAGCCGCCTGCTCGGACGGGCCCCGCGGGCCTGGAGCCTGGCCCGGGCCCTGGCGCTGGACCAGCCGGAGCGCGAGGAGGCGGCCGCCGCCCTGGCGACGCTGGAGCGGTGGCGCGGCGAGGGCGACCAGGTCCCGCCCCTGGGCGCCGAGGACCACCGGGCCCGGGCCGAGCGGCTGCTGGCCCGCGGCCGCCCGGGCGAGGCCCTGGCCGAGCTCGACCTGGCCGAGGGCGCGGCCCAGCCTGGTGCGGCCACCGCGGCGGCCCGCGCCGGCCCGACGCCGGAGCCCACGCTCCTCCGGGCCTTCGCCCTGCTCGCCCTGGGCCGCCACGCCGACGCCGCGGCGCTGGCCGGCCCGCTCCGGGAGGCGGCGCAGCCCGCCGGCGTGCGCCGCGGCGCCACCTGGGTCCTGGCCCGCGTGGCGTCCCGCGCCGGGCGGCAGGCCGAGGCCGCCGCCCTGTACCGACGGGTGGCCGCCACCGCCGAGCCGATCCCCTGGCTCACCGAGGCGCGCTGGCGCGACCTCGGCGACGAGGCGGCCTACCTCGCCGCCTGGCTGCCCTACGACGCGGGCGCGCTGCGCCAGGCCTCCCGTCAGCTGACCGCGTTCGCCCGCGCCCACCCGGCCTCGCGGCGGGCCGAGGACGCCCGCTGGTTCGCGGCCTGGGCGCTGGTGCGCCTGGGCGCCCGCGCCGAGGCGGCCCGCGCCCTGCGCCAGCTGGAGGCGGGGCCGCTGCGCGCCGCGGCCCTCTACTGGCAGGCGCGCCTGGCGCCGGGCCCAGCCAAGGCCAGGCCGCTCTACCTGCAGGCCAGCGCGGCCGGATCCGAGGGCTGGTACGGCCTGGCGGCGCGCGCCAGGCTGGGCGCCCTCCCCGGGGCGCCGGGGCCAGGGGGCGACTCCGCCCCGCCGCGGCCGCCCACCGCGCCCACCGCGCCCGCCGCCCGCGCCGCCGGGGCGCCGGCCGCCCAGGTCGAGCCCGGGCCGCTCGCGCCGCTGGAGCTCTCCGCCCAGCCCGCAGCGCCGGCGCTCCGTGCCGCCGCCGCGCTGCTCGGGCTGGGGCTGCGCGGCCTGGCCCTCGAGTCGCTCGAGGAGGTGGCCCGCGGCGGCGAGGTCCGCGCCGTGGCCGGCCCGCTGGCGGAGCTGGCCACCTTCGCCGGGGAGGACGAGCTGGCCTTCCGGGTGGCGCGCGACCGGCTCGGGGCGAGCGCCCGCACCCGGCGCTGGCTCTACCCGTCGCCGCAGCCGGCGCTGCTGCCCCCGCTGGCCGCCGCGGCCGCGGTGGACCCGGACCTGGTGCGCGCCGTGCTCCGGCGCGAGTCGGGCTTCCGCGCCGGGATCCGGAGCGGCGCCGGCGCGATCGGGCTCATGCAGCTCCTGCCCGCCACCGCCTCGCGCCTCGGCGCCCTGGCCGGCCTCTCCCAGGACCCGGCCCGGCGGCTGGCCGACCCCGCGGTGAACCTCGGGCTGGGTGCGCACTACCTGGGGCTGCTGCTCGACCGGTTCGGTGACGAGGCGGTGGCGCTGGCGGCCTACAACGCCGGGCCGGCGGCGGCATCGGCCTGGGCGCGCGACCGCGCCGGGCTCCCGCTCGACGAGTGGATCGAGGCCATCCCGTACAAGGAGACCCGGGCCTACGTGAAGGTGGTGCTGGCCGAGCGCCAGGCCTATCGCCGCCTCGGCGGCCTGGCGCCCTCCCTCGACCCGGCCCGGCGGGCGCCCGCGCCCGGCGACGGCGTGGCCTTCTGACCACGGGGCCCGGGGCGTCAGGCCCCGGCGGGGCGCGCCTGCAGCGCCTCCCGCAGGTCGTCGCCCATGCGCCGCAGCACCTGCGAGGTGATGCCCGGCACCCGGGCCAGCCCCTCGGCGGTGGCCGGCCGGGTGCGCGCCACCTCCACCATGGAGGGCTCGGCCAGCACCTTGAAGGGCGGCCGGTCGGCCTCGCGAGCCCGCGCCTCGCGCGCGATCCAGAGCGCCCGCAGCACGGCCTTGCCGGTGGCGTCGAGCTCGCGGGCGCCCTTGAGACGCCGCCACCCCTCCTCGTCGAAGACCCGCTCCTTCGGCTCGACGGCCGCGGTGCGCTCGAACTCCTGCCTGGCCTGGGCCGCCAGCCCCTTCTCCTCCAGCTCCGCCGAGAGCTCGCTCGCCAGCGGCAGCAGGAAGTGGGTGTCGAGCGCCGCGTAGGCCAGCTGGTCGCGGGAGAGCGGGCGGTGGCCCCAGTCGGAGCGCTGGTGGGCCTTGGAGAGCTTGACCGCGAAGCGGGCCTCCACCAGCGCCGAGAGCCCCAGCCCGGTCCGTCCCAGGCGGCGGGCCGCCAGCATGGTGTCGAAGAGGCGGGGCAGCCGCCAGCCGAACTCCCGCTTGAGGCAGCGCACGTCGTAGTCGGCCCCGTGCAGCACCAGCTCGCGCCCGTCACACAGCAGCGCGCCCAGCGGCCGGACGTCCACCGCCAGGGGGTCGACCACCCAGTCCTGGGCGGCCGTGGAGAGCTGGAGCAGGCAGACCCGCTCCCGGTAGACGTGGAAGCTGTTGGACTCGGTGTCGAGCGCCACCACCGGCTCGGGGCGGAGCGCCGCGAGGAGGCGCTCCAGCGCGGCGGGATCGGCGACCAGCACGGGGGCGGTCTGGTGGAGGAGGCTCACCGGCGGAGTCTACCCTGCCGCCGAGAACGCCACCGCCACCTCGGCGGCCACCTCGGCGTTCCGCTCCAGCAGCGCCAGGTTGGCCGCCTGGGCGCGGCCGGCCGTGGCCTGGGCCACGGCGCCCAGCAGGAACGGGGTGACGGCCTGGCCGGCCACGCCCAGCGCCTGCGCCCGCGCCAGGGCCGCGGCCACCGCCGCCTCCACCTCGGCCCGGGGCAGCGGCGCCGGCGGCGGCACGCACAGCAGCACCCCCTCGCGCCGCCCCAGCCCGAGCCAGTGCAGCCGCAGCACCAGCGCGGCCTCGGCCGCCGACTCCACCCGGTGCGCCAGCGGCACGCCGCTGCCGTCCGAGTAGAAGGCCGGCAGCTCGGAGGTGCGGAAGCCCAGCAGCGGCACCCCCAGCGACTCCAGCACCTCGGCGGTGGCCGCCAGGTCCAGGATGGCCTTGGGGCCGGCCGAGACCACGCAGACCGGGGAGCGCGCCAGCTCGGCCAGGTCGGCCGAGACGTCGCCGGCCGCCGGGACCTGGCCCGGCAGGGTGCGGTGCACGCCCCCGATGCCGCCGGTGGCGAAGAGCCGGATGCCGGCCAGCGCGGCCACGGCGGCGGTGGCCGAGACGGTGGTGCCGGCGTCGCGGCCGGCCGCCAGGAGCGCCGCCAGGTCGCGCGCGCCGGCCTTGGCCGGCCGCCGCGACGGGTCGGCCAGGCGCGCCAGCTCGGCCGCGCTGGCGCCCACCACCACCCGGCCCGAGAGCAGCGCCACCGTGGCCGGCACGGCGCCGCGCGCCCGGATCGCCGCGGCGCAGCGCGCCGCCGCCTCCAGGTTGGCCGGGGGCGGCAGCCCCTGGGCCACCACGCTGCTCTCCAGGGCCACCACCGGCCGCCCGGCGGCCAGCGCCTCGGCCACCTCGGGCGCCACGCTGAGCAGGTCGATCACGGCGCACAGCTTACTCCGCTCGCCTCCGGAGGCCCGCCGGTCGCCGCGCCGGCGGTCGTGTCCCCCCTTTCCCCACATCCCGGCCCAGGCGTCGTCGCCGCGGTCCCCCTTCCGCCTTGTCCGGCCCGGCCTGCCGGCGCTACCCTCGGCGCCCGCATGACGACGCCCCCCCACCGGCCAGAGCCGCTCGCCGCCGCCACCCGGGTGACCAGCGCGGCCAGGGACCTGGCCACCGACCTGGCCGACGGCATCCGCAAGTCGGAGCGCTCGGTGAAGCTCCGCGCCGCCGTGATCGGCACCTGGGTGGTGCTGGCGCTGGTCTCCTTCTGGATCGCCTGCCCGTCCTCCGGCCCGGCCAACTCGCTGGGCGCGGTGGCGCGCCTGGAGGCCGGCGGCATCATGGGGGCGCAGGTGCTGGTGCAGAACGACGGCCCGGAGCTGTGGACCGACGTGATCCTCACCCTGGACGGCGGCTGGATGCTGCGGCGCCCCACCGTGCGCCCCGGCGACAAGCTGGTGCTGCCGGTGGCCGCCTTCAGCCGGGCCGGACAGGCGGCCCCGAGCGAGCTCAGGCCGCGCCACCTCACCATCGAGTGCCAGCAGGGCAAGGCCACCGCGGCGCTCGGGGCCGCCCGACCGTGACCGCGACCGCCCGGCCGCTGGTGCTGCTGGTGGACGACGACCCGGAGATCTGCGCGTTCCTGGCCACCCTGCTCGACCTGGAGGGGCTGGAGCCGCGGGTGGCGTCGGATGCCGACTCGGCCGTGGCCCTGGCGCCCGGCGCCGCGCTGGCGCTGATCGACGTGGCCATGCCCGGCCAGGACGGCTTCTCGCTCTGCCGCCGGCTGCGCGCCGCAGGCTTCACGTCCCCCATCGTCATGGTGTCGGCCCGGCCCGGGCCGGAGCTGGCGCGCCAGGCCGCCGAGGCCGGCGCCGACGAGTTCGTGCGCAAGCCGTTCGACAACGCCGAGCTGGTGGCCCGACTGCGCGGGCGGATCGCAGCCGCGGCCCACTAGGGCCAGGGGCCGGCCGGGCGGCCCCGGTCGTCGGCCTCCGCCTCCTCCAGCCGCAGCCTCTCCCGGCGCCTGGCCTCGCGCCAGCTCGCCTCGGCCGCCTCCAGCCGCGCCACGCCCGCCGCGGCGCCGGCCGCCGAGGCCGCCGCGGCGTCGGCCTCGGCCGCCAGCACCGCGCAGGCCCCCCGGCAGGCCGCCTCCTGCGTCACCGCCAGGTGCGCCTCCTCCACCGCCCGGGCCGCGAAGGCCGCCGCCGCGCCCAGCGCCGCGCAGCCAGGGCCCGCTTGCCCCGGCGCCGCCCAGGCGGCGTCCCGTCGCGCTGCCGCCTCCCGGACCGCCACGGCCGCCGCCGCCAGGGCCTCGCGCCCCGCCGCCTCGCGCCGCAGCGCCTCGGCGAGCGCCGCCCGGGCCACCTCGCGCCCGCCCCGCCGCACCCGGAGCAGCGCCTGAAGCCGCCAGCCGCTCATGCCGCCAGCGCCGCCAGGCGCTCCAGGGTGGACCCGAAGGACTCCGCCTCGCCGGGTGCCTGGCGCAGGAAGGCCTCCAGCGCCGGCCAGCGCGCCAGCGCCAGGTCCACCTCCGGGTCCGCGCCCGGCCGGTGCGCGCCCATGAGCACCAGGTCCCGGCTCCGCTCGTGGGCCGACAGGAGCGCCCGCACCCGCGCCGCCGCGGCGCGGTGGGCCGGCGCCGCCACCTGCCCCATGACCCGCGACACGCTGGCCGCCACGTCCACCGCCGGGAAGTGGCCACGCTCCGCCAGCCGCCGCTCCAGCACCACGTGGCCGTCGAGCAGGCCGCGCGCCTCGTCGGCGATGGGCTCGTCGTGGTCGCCGCCCGCCACCAGCACGGTGTAGATGGCGGTGATGCTCCCGCGGGCGCGGGCGCCGGTCCGCTCCAGCAGGCGTGGCAGCGCCTGGAACACGCTGGGCGGGTAGCCCTGCCGCGCCGGCGGCTCCCCGGCGGCCAGGCCGACCTCCCGCTGGGCCCGGGCGAAGCGGGTCAGCGAGTCGCACAGGAAGAGGACCTCCCGGCCCGCCTCGGCGAACCACTCGGCGATGGCGGTGGCCACCTGCGCGGCGCGCAGCCGGACCAGCGCCGGGGCGTCGCTGGTGGCCGCCACCACCACGGCGCGCCGGCGCCCCGCCGGCCCGAGCGCGTCCTCGAGGAACTCCTGGACCTCGCGGCCGCGCTCCCCCACCAGGCAGGCCACCACCACGTCGGCCACGGCCTGCCGGGCCACCTGGCCGAGCAGGGCCGACTTGCCCACCCCGGCCCCGGCGAACAGGCCGAGCCGCTGGCCGCGCCCCAGCGTCAGCAGCCCGTCGAGGACCCGCACGCCGGTGGGGAGCGGGACCGAGAGGCGGCGGCGCGAGAGCGGCCCCGGCGGCGGGCGGTCCACGGCCCAGGCGGCCAGGCCGGGCGGCAGGGGGCGGCCGTCGAGGGGCCGGCCCAGCCCGTCGAGCACCCGGCCCAGCAGCCCCTCGCCCACCGGCACGACCAGCGGCGCGCCGGTGGGTGAGACCACGGCGTCGAGGGCCACCCCGGCGGCGTCGCCCAGCGGCAGGAGGACCGCCCGCCCCTCCCGCAGCCCCACCACCTCGGCCAGCAGCGGGCCGCCCGGCGCGTCGATGGCGCAGACCTCCCCCTGCCGCACCCCGCCCAGCGCCGCCTCCAGCGCCAGCCCCGACAGGCGGGTGATCCGCCCGCGCAGCTGGACGCGGGCGCCCGCCAGGGCCGCGGCCCGGTCCGCCCCGGCGATCACGCCCACCCCCCGTCG
This window contains:
- a CDS encoding FliI/YscN family ATPase; the encoded protein is MGVIAGADRAAALAGARVQLRGRITRLSGLALEAALGGVRQGEVCAIDAPGGPLLAEVVGLREGRAVLLPLGDAAGVALDAVVSPTGAPLVVPVGEGLLGRVLDGLGRPLDGRPLPPGLAAWAVDRPPPGPLSRRRLSVPLPTGVRVLDGLLTLGRGQRLGLFAGAGVGKSALLGQVARQAVADVVVACLVGERGREVQEFLEDALGPAGRRRAVVVAATSDAPALVRLRAAQVATAIAEWFAEAGREVLFLCDSLTRFARAQREVGLAAGEPPARQGYPPSVFQALPRLLERTGARARGSITAIYTVLVAGGDHDEPIADEARGLLDGHVVLERRLAERGHFPAVDVAASVSRVMGQVAAPAHRAAAARVRALLSAHERSRDLVLMGAHRPGADPEVDLALARWPALEAFLRQAPGEAESFGSTLERLAALAA
- a CDS encoding response regulator transcription factor codes for the protein MTATARPLVLLVDDDPEICAFLATLLDLEGLEPRVASDADSAVALAPGAALALIDVAMPGQDGFSLCRRLRAAGFTSPIVMVSARPGPELARQAAEAGADEFVRKPFDNAELVARLRGRIAAAAH